Part of the Triticum urartu cultivar G1812 chromosome 2, Tu2.1, whole genome shotgun sequence genome, GATTCCAAGCTTTGTTCCAATAAATACCTTTGGACTTTGGCTACAATTTATTTCAACATTTGAATGATACATCGAAGCTAATGCGGTGATAAATAGACTTGAACGATTATTTTTGTTGAATATGGGAGATTTTTATTTTCTTGTTGTCGTATCAAAGGTAGTTCAACAGAGTACAAATGCACACCATGGAAAAAAATAACCAGGCAAACTCACTTAAATACCAGATTCATAGTCATAGGATATATGATGGCACTTTTATTCAATGGTAAACAGAATGACGATTGTTAACACCGTCCAAATAGATGTGAAAATAATAATGCAAAATCCAGTTCACATGAAAGCCCCAAGTAACAGGGGTATAATGCTTAGTAGTCCATAGAAACATTCGGGTTCATAACCATGACATTTAGATACTGTGGTAGAACTGAGAAGTCTCATAGGCTTAGTTTCCTGTTGATATATGTATGCATCAGTTATCGTCTTGGGGTTGAAGTCGAATGTGGTAGCCCTGCGGGAACATAACATCTCCACTTCTGAATACATTTGTTTGTTTCATTTCTTCCCATCTGTGTAGGAACTAGGAAGTTAAAATTGCATATTGCATATCCCATCCATGCATGAACAATCTAACGAAAGCAAGCAACATATATGCTTTGGGGAGTGAAAGGCACTCACCTATACTCGGTCACCAAGACATGGAGGGTAAGTGTTACGAGCAGCTTGACAAACTCTGCGGCAGGACAAACCCTGATGCCTGCTCCGAATGGCATGAAATTCTTCAACATTGTGCTGCGCTTTGACTCATCCTATGTTTTTCGATTTGTCCAATTTATTTACACCCAGCGTTCGTCCCAACCAAATTTCTTAATTAAATTGGGTAGAAAACAAGGAGTAGAATCGAAAGAATTAATTCTGCACTAACCATCCACCTCCATGGGTCAAATTTGAGTGGATCTTCAAACAATTCTCCGTTCAGATGAACTGCCATGGGGTTGACTATGACCAGCCATCCAGCAGGAATTGTATAACCTGCAGGAAGAGGGAATCAACACATACATTAAGCAACAACCACCTTGGAGGTTATTGGTATATAGAACTCTACTGGTTTGTTTGCTAGTGCAACAAattgctactccctccgttgtaTAAttctcgtcgtggttttagtgaACTAATACCATGAATTATgtaacggagggagtagtatctTGTAATGTTTCTGAGTGTTTACCATTGACTTGTGCATCTGTAAGAGCTTTTCTAAATACTACAAGTGCGGCATTGCTTATTCGAATAATCTCATTGGTCACCTTCGTTAAAAGTCAAACGGAAACTTTTGTCAAATTTACAAAGCTACAATGAAAAATATGAATATACCCAGTTGTAATCAATGTTTTTAAAAAGCATGTACCTGATTAGTGAATGTCAACGACTTGTACTCCTCCCATGTGAGCCCGGAGCACCCACCCTTTCGACCATTGAGCATAGCTCGGTTTTCCTTCTGTGTAAAGTGCAGGTTTAATTTTTAGGATGTTATTAATTGTTTTGCATGCAGCTGTCAGGATCTTTCTACTCCCTTCATTTTATTACATATGCCATCAGTATACCATGAATATGACTGGAACAGTATTACTGCCTATATATAGTATTTCCTCCATCTGTGTTTATTAATCCCTTATGTATTTTACATCAAatattttgatcataaatttcaCTAATAAAATTTATTTCGTATGCTAAAAAATTACACTACTGAAAATACAGACGGGTTAATACATACTGTACTAGCTAGCAGAGAAAGATCATCCATCCTACCAACCAACCTGGAGCTCCTGGACAACGTCCGGGTTGTCATGGAGTGACTTGAATGCTACAGCGATGGTTCCTGACAGCGTGAAGACGCTGGCGAACAACAAGGTGGAGAGCATATCAATAGCAAAATCCTCACTTATTGATGGCTCTTCACCCTGCAGCTCCTCGACGATTACGTCGAGGAGGTCGCCATGTTTCTTCCCTGCAGGTGCACTTAACCTCTCTGCCAACGTATCCCGCAGTGTCTTGTGAATATTTTTCCTTGCCTGCACGCGCACCGGCCGTAAGGAGATTATGTAGCCAGCTTTTGATTGaaggaaaaccaaaaaaaaagtTCATTATTACTGTACTTAGCTAGTATAGTTTATATACCTGCATGCATCGGTAAAATGGTGTCCCAGGGAAATATATCGGGAAGGAGAAGAGCCCTGAGAAAAGCGTGTCGAACTTGATCCTCAGCTCCCTGGACTTTGTCCAATCGAAACCCAGGCATTTCCTGGTCACCAGCTCGAACATAATCTGAAACGTCGACGACAGTAGCTATAGCTAGCACTTGCACGTATACTACTATACATACACTAAAAGTCTGAAATGAATGAATATTGCAGGAACGGGATGGAGCAACAAGGCAAGGCACTTACATTGGGCGCACCGCCACGTACGTCGACGCTGGGCATGGCGGCCCACGCGGCGAGGCGCTCCCTCACGGCGGCCTCCATCTCAGGGAGGAGCATCGCCTTGAGGGTCTGGAGGCCGAACAACATGTAGGCGCATCTACGGATGAACTTGTGGATGGTGCCATGGAAGGCCTCGATGCTCTTCTCGCCGAATATCTTGGTGAGTGCCCGAGGGTACCCAAGAATGAACATGGTGCCTTCCTGCTGAAGGATAAACCGGTTGGCCTCCGCGTCGGTGGAGATCACCGCTGGCTGCCCCAGCAAGCTCGTCTTGAAAACCGGACCATACCTGCCCAAACATGCATGTGATAATCAGTACGTGTGATTACTTGCAATTAATGGAGAGTGACACTACACCTACTAACATTGTATATACCTCTTCATCCTTAGTTTGAAGTAGTCTGGGATGTCCAAGGAAGGGCTTGCCTTGAGGAAGGCCAAGGTCTCACCAATAATGGGGAGCCCCATGGAGCCGGGAGGAAGAACCCCGTTGCAGAAAGGGTTAATCCATCTATATACCCAGTGTACGAGCCATCCACTCACAAGGGTAACCCCACAGAGAGCTACGCATCGAGCGACAGAGATGTCCATCTCCAAGTGCAACTAGTAAGGGAATGAAATGAGGGGTTTGGTTTAGTTGTGTGCGGATTGTTGATATAGGTCTTTAGATGCTTATATAGGAAAGTGCTTCCAGAATAAGACATACTTATATATAGACAAGTGTTAAGATGATTCCTACGTGACGTGTGACTTCTATTACTTTAGGCTAGGTGTCTGGCTGGTATCGATACATAACTTGGTTTGTCAGGGCAGGTAATGGAAATGGAGTATTGTGAGTTTTTGCAAAAAAACTGAAGATGCCAGTACGTGAGTTTGCTGCCTAGCTTCTCCATCGGTGTTTGTCTTGTTTTGGTTGCGTGGTCTGGTGCACTATGGGCAGTCTTTCTTTCTCTTTTGTTCTTGTATTTGTTTTACTTCTTTTTATTTAATTACAATAGTCATCTATCTTATCTTGTATTTACTAATTGGAAGCACCTTTCGAAGCCTAAAACTAATCCATTGGGTATATACCTTAGCCTTTGTTTCGATGGCACATTCAAAGACTCTGAATTGCATTTGCTCCAATATCAAATCTCTCCAGGACAATGATACTGACATTCAACCCAAATTCTGATGTTTGGATGTTCATGAGGCTAAAAGTAATCTGTCTGCTATATCTTAGGATCTGTTTGCATGGCATATTCAAAGACCCTAAATTGCATTGGCTCCAATATCACATATCAAATTGCTCCACGACACTGATACGGACATTCATCCCGGATTATGGTGTTTGGATGTTCATGCATCTGGCACATGGAATTCAAGGGGAGAGAGACCAACAACTCCTGTTTGGATGGTCAAGAGGTTGAATTGCACATTGATACCCGGGGCGTGAAGATGAAGTACTTCGTTCATTGTACCAGCACCGTACAGACATTGTACCGGCATTGTAGCAGCCTGGCTCCGCCCCTGCAAATACCCGAGGTGAGATTAAATGGCATCTCAGTGAATCAACATCTTGTTCACTATGCCAGTTTCCTCATTACCGGTTTTGTCTCGTTCCCGCGTTCTGGCATCCCCGTGATCAAATCGCGTTGTGTCTGACCAGCCGATGATGGATACCGTAACACCAAGAGGGCCtaaagaatatctctccatcgccGGAGGAGAAAATCTCAATCTTCAGCTATCTAGTCCCTTGTCAGACTTTTCCGTTAACCCAAAAGCCGCCGTAATAGCCGTCCTGTTACGGATGACGTTTAACTaaccccaaagttcatgaagcaagTACGAAGGAACTCGATAcactcatggtctaaggaattatgCAAACACTAACTTTCGTTATGTTATTAATATTAACTTGTGATGAATATATCTATAGCACAACATCAATTTGGGTTGATTCAACACAAGTGTTCTTCTAATATTGTGTCCTCACAATTGTTGGCATAGTCATGCCCATGATCATAAAAACGTGaccatcatgcaacacttgagctagtcttagatgCATGACTGGAAATACATTCTACCGCTTAtaattccacacgtgcatatgagtttcCCTCTTAGACTTTATTGATATACAAACTCAAGGGCCATTGCAGTTATAACAACTTAGTCACGAACTTCAAGCTAAACAATAGCtgttattattgcctctagggcatatctcctacacCTCGCAGGGGCATTCCGAGGACTATATTGCCACACACAATTTTAGGGGTCCATACTCTTCGATTAAACCAAATCATCAGTGATATTTACTTGTTTATACATACAAAAATGTTAGCTCTTAACATTTTTTTAATCATCCAAAATAGTAGGGGGACACTATAAGCACTTACAAAAGTAATTAATTAAAAATACACCACAAACTTAGCCTTTCCATAATTTGATTAGCCAACAAAAAACATTTGTTAAAATTCAGTTGGCGAGGATCATCTTCGTCGAGCACCTTTCTAAGTGGTGGATTGGCCATCTTCGATTCGAGAAGACTCTCTTGCGGATGGACAAGGAGAATATATAGTATGAACAAGGACGAGGCCAACTTCGAGGATCAGGCTGGAAGGAGGAGAAATAGGTTTTGGGGAGATGTCGGTTGGAAAATGGGGAGGATCTAAGGTGCCCAGCGGCAACAGCTCGGACGGCACGACGTGAGATGGGAGCTTTTTTTTTAGACAATTCAGATGGGAGATTTGTCTCGCTTATTGCGAGATGTAGCTTTTCCCCGCCAGTCCCGCTGAGTGTGCCCTCGCCTTAGTGGGCCAGCCCATCAAAGCGGTTTTGAGAAGGTTCTGTAGACATGTATGGACCGGTTCTAGAACATTCCATGCaggttttttttccttttttgtttttctATGTTTCGCTATCGggtttttattttagtttttccTTTCGTGTTTTTCTCCGTCTCCTTTTTTcccatttttatttttcatttttagTCTTTACAAATACATGCCTACTTATTTTATACaagttttatattttttttatatACGGGGAACATTTCTTTGATACACGTTGAAGATTTTTTTTGATACATCACAAATAATTTTCTCAAATACATGTTTGAACATTTTTTATAATACGCATTGTACATTTTATTGAATGTTACAAAACATGTTTTTCCAAAATTACCCGAACTactattatatatatatatatatatatatatatatatatatatatatatatatatgaaaaattcAGTAACATATTTTTGAAACGTGGGAATGTTTTTTAAATGTCACCTGCAATTTTGGAATAGTATTAAACATTATTTTCACATTACATGGGCATTTTTTACATTATATTTTTTAAATGTCACAgacattttttttgaaaagcATGAATATCTATAAatgttatgaacattttttttgaTTGGTATGATTTTTTAATGGTAAAAGGATCTTTTATTGGTCAATGATTTAAAAAAGTATAAGAAAGTAATTTTGAAATATCTATGTTCAAAATTTTCGGAAAATATATTAAAAAAAGAGAAGATAGAAAAACCGAAACCACGACTCCTCTGCGAGGAAGAAGATGCAAGACACATAAGAATTAGGCTGTCCTCGTAAATCAAAATGCAGGGCGAATAAACATACAATAGAAAGAGGAACCACCATTCTAGGGGACCGGACCATGTACATGTTTTTACTGTGAAACCATATTACACATATTTATAGGCGAGATGCTATGAATCGCTAATAGGGGCGTGGCTATGTGCCGCCAGCGGCGACGCCTATGAACGACTAGCTACATGGAGCGGGAACTTATTTCAATGTTGGTTCTGAAACTGGAATTTGATCTCATTCGATGGTTTGtttaatgaaatcggagggaACCCCCCTCTTTTGTTCAAAAAAAAAACAGGGAGCGGGAACTGAGCCGACCCAGTAACCAGCTGCCGCACCGTGTTGATGTCATGACGAAGTCATGCACGTTTTTTTCTTTTTACTTCACATTTTTTACTTTTTTGTTTTTTAACATTTCTTTACATTTCGTATtattttaaatatatataatccGAAGAGCACTTTACATAAATATATACATAAGGTAATCATGCATTGTAAAATGTTAAACGTGTAAAAAATGTAAATGATTGATACATTAAAAATGTCACGTGTTTAAAACATCTATGTTCCGTTGAAAAAACTGTCTATACAATATACATAAAAATATTTGCATAATTAAAAATAACTTCATACATTCAAAATTAATGTACATTTGAAAAAAAGTTTCACGAGTTTCCAAAAAGTCTTTTTCTCATTGTCACACAAACTGTATGCAATGTAAAAAAAGTTTCGTACTGTATAAAAAATGTTCCGTACCTTCGCCAATAATTATATGAATTTTTCAAGAAAAATTGTAGCGATTAAAAAAATCCTTGTCACATTAAAACAAGCTTATATAATGGAACAAATCTGTTCCAGTAGGTTAAAAATAATTATTTCCGTTAAAAATGTTCAACTTGTGTTTGGAAAAAATTGCTACTATATTTTTAAAAAGGTGCTCAACACATTTATTCTAAAAAATTACATTATGCATCTGAAAAATCTCCTAAGTCTACTCTAAAAATGTTTTACGTTTGCTCTAAAACTGTACATTGggtaaaacaagacatgtgtgaAGAAAAATACAATAAAAACCTACAAAGAAATGAAAAAAGAAAAACCCAacgaaaagaaagaaaaacaagaaagaaagaaagaaagaaacaaacaaacaaaagGAAAGTATAACAAAGAAAAATAACCAATGAGAAACAAATGCAAATTAAAAAAGGGAAACCAATGAAAATAGGTGGAGAAAAAATATAAACGAAAGAAAAAGTAAACTAAAAAAGATTTAATGAAAACTGTAGAAAATCGGATCCTCATACCCACAGCCCGTAGCGTTGGAACCTCATTACCTGGCCCGCCTGCTAAATGTCGCTCGTAGCTGAGCCCCAGGCCACAGCGTCATACTTTTTTCTATTAATTTTTCGTGTTTTCTGTCtctatttattttcttattttcTTAAATTCACTAATTTCAAACATTAATTTCTTTTTAGAAAACATTCAggttttcaaaaaatgtttgtgttttcCTCAAATAGACCAGAATTTCAAAATTTGATCACAATTTCCAATAATGTGCAGAAAGTGaaaaaacaattctcatttttccAAATTTGCTTGTGTTAATGGTCGCATTGGGCAGGGGCGCCGGCGAGCGGGGCTCCACCTTGACGAGCGAGGGCGGCGGCAAGATCCGCTCCTCCTTCACGCGGCGCTCGATTTGGATGCCGCGGTTGCGCGGCAGAGTGCACGGAGGGGACGCGGGCTCTGGCTTCAACGAGAGGAGCATCCTCGGTGGCGGCACTGGGCCATTCAGGTGGAGGACGGAGCGACGGAGCATCATTTGCATCTGCTACTCATACTTCTCGTCCATGGTGGCTTAAAGCGCGCCCTGGGTCGCCGGCGCGGACTGCTGTTATGACAGCTAGTCCTCGTCGTCAGAGGAGGAGGAGATCGTAGGAGGAGATGACGATCTCCTCCTTCGTCGAGAAGCCACCCACCAATGATGACGAAGGCCCCAGAGTTCGAGGGTGACGGCGCCATGATCCTCCGAAGCCCATCCAGGAGTCGTCGCCTTCCCACGCCGAGGCCCACGACTTGCCCACCATCGGAATTGtggaggaagaggggagaggaggaggatgagcgGAGCAATGCAGAGAGTGCACGGCGCCGGGGCACGGCTTATAATGCCTTGGCCAGGCCATACGAAAGGGCGGTCAGCCAATTCAAGCACAGTGGCCAAAGTTGGTCAGGATGTTGCGTCCGCGTTGAAGACGCGGCTCCCTAGAGGTCGCATCGCTCTGCGTTGCCCTCCCGTCCGGTCACATCAGGTGGCATCAATGCAGGCTGCTATGTGCTCTGGGCCAGCATTGATGTTGTGCAGGAAGCGGCGCGTGCAACCAGTTAGAGATATGGTACGTCCGATCTTCTGTTCGATGGAGGATATATTCTCGCGGTTGGGAGGTCCTAAAATCCTAGCTACGGGAATCTGCACAGACGATTTTcgccaactcttcttccgctgctaCTATGAGTTGGTAATGATCAGATCAAACCGTGCATGCATCTTCTTCGGCATGTACACAGTATGGATTTTTTTTTCTACTACGTTTCTCTATAATTTCAAAAACAATGTACGTGacaattaaaaaatgttcatacaATGTAGGAGAATAAATTGTGAAACTGAAACAGAATGTTACTTACTTTCAAAATGGCGTATGTCACATTAAAAAAATCTTACCAAGATTCAAAAATGTGGTAATGagattttcaaaaaatgtttataCAATGTATAAAAATATTTACATTGTTTGAAAAAATGATTTTCTaattttaaaaaacattgaaCATGTATTCAAAAAAATGTTTCACATATATATTAAAAATAGATTCATAACATGTTTTTGAAAAACAATGTTAAATATGCATTTGAAAAAATGATAAATATACATAAAAGTATTTTACAGGTATACAAAAAATGTACGTAGACATGTGTTGGGAAAGAAAAAAAAGTAGAGATGTTTAAGAACGAAAAATGAAAGAAAACCGACCAACAAAAGCGAAGTAATAAAAATAGCAAGAAAGAAAAAATGAAATCAATGtataaagaagaagaaaaaatcgAAAAAAACTGAAAATAACGAAGAAAAAACTGTAGAAAACCAGAAAAAAACGGGAGAAACCAGACTGCACCGACAAAACAAAAACccggagcaactagttaacgagcgctccttcgggagcctcgcaacgatcagcgccacttggcgcgctctcagccattcgccaTGTGTCGCGCTCTGGATGCTCCCTTCagattttatttttttatttttccacacGCGTTTTCGGATTTTTAAATGGTTTTTTCCGGTTTTTTCGACGTTTGGTTTTCCcccggtctttcttagcttttcgaacaaaaaaaaattcaaaaaaaattcgcgcaaaaatgtgtttttttcctttcgcaaaagtcacggtttttcttccgcgagaggcacggttgtgctttatcaagagtcacggccgtgcctttaGGAAACGAAAAAAAACGCGATTGctgtatttttttttctttcgctagagtcacggtttttcttccgcgagaggcacggttgtgctttcgcgagagtcacggtttttcTTAATTTCATCTATCAAttcctttttcttctctttttattttctttttgttCACTTTTGAAATTATGTTTGGGAGTTTCAAAAATGTTCCCATTTCAAAAGTTGTTCACCAAATTCAAAcaaatgttcatgttttcaaattttgttccgaGTTTCCATAAATGTTTCCATTTAAGGAATTGTTCGCAAATtgcaaaaaatgttcatgtttcaaTTTTTGTTCCCGAGTTTCAAAAAATGTATGCAAGTTTTAAAAACTGTTCTTGTGTTCAAGTTTTGTTCGGGAGTTTCAAAAGATGTTCCCAGTTTTCAAATATGTTCGAGTATCCAAAATTTGTTtttgaatttgaaaaatgttcgagttttcaaaaaaaacttcCACGTTTTATATTTTTGGGAGATTTTACAAAAATGTTCCCATTTCGAAAAACTGTTTGCATTTCTCAAATTGTTGAGTTTTTACAAATCTTATTCATAATTTCTAAAAGTGTTCGCTGTTTCATATATCCTTCACGATTTGTTTCTAAAAAATAGTGTTTctcaaaaatgttcatgcttccaaatttgttcggaattttttgaaattgttCACCGTTTCAAAATATGTTCTCAAGAATAAAAAATTGTTCGCGCTTCCAAATTTGTTCAggatttttcaaaattgttcttcatttcaaattttgttctcaagattcaaaaaatgtttgtgctTCAAAAAATAGTCTGCGCTTCCAAATTTGTTCACAAGATTAAAAAGTCGTTCGTgctttaaaaaatgttcacaaattcaaaaaatgttcaagtTTCCAAAAAATGTTCGGGAAATTCTAAATTTGTTAGTTTTCATAAAATTTGTTcacatattcaaaaaatgttcatgtctcaatttgttcacaaattcaaaaaattgtCCACATGTTTAATTTTTTTCACATATTGAAAAAATTGTTCCTGTTTCCAAAATTTGTTCACATATTTCAAAAACTACTGCAGTTTTGGAAATTTAttcacaattttttttaaaatcaCGTTTTCAAAATCCATTTCCCTAATACCAAAATTGATCCATTTTTGTAAAAATAGTttaattttgaaaaatgttcagtTTTCCAATTTTGTTATTGTTTTCAAAATATGTTTTGCTTTTATGAAAAGTAGTTCATAATTTATATATATTCACGTATTCAATTTTTTTGTTTCTGTTTGCTTTTAAAAAAATTGAGTCCCGTAATAATGTTTTCGTTTGAAAAAAAGTTTCTTTTTAAAAAACTATGCTTCAAATTTTAAAACAAGTTTTAATGTGCTGCAGATGATAGTTCATATACTCCGGGCTGCCATTGTACATACTAAACCTCAGTTACTACAGCGGTTACGTACTCGCTTCTCTGGCGGGAGGACTTGAGTAGGATCTCTTTCCCGCTTTTTTTTTTTTTGGAATTTGGCGGACTGGTTTTTTTTTTTTGCCGCTGCTGGTAGTTTCTTTAAGTGTGGTGCTACCAATGCTACAGAGTAATTTGCTTGACGTGGTGGCTAGCACGTAGCGTGTATATGTCGCAAGTCGCCGGTTCGAGTCCTATCGGTAACGGGGCCACATTAATTTTAAGAGTTTAATATTAATCATGCTAATATTACATTTAAT contains:
- the LOC125540571 gene encoding cytochrome P450 87A3-like, whose product is MFILGYPRALTKIFGEKSIEAFHGTIHKFIRRCAYMLFGLQTLKAMLLPEMEAAVRERLAAWAAMPSVDIMFELVTRKCLGFDWTKSRELRIKFDTLFSGLFSFPIYFPGTPFYRCMQARKNIHKTLRDTLAERLSAPAGKKHGDLLDVIVEELQGEEPSISEDFAIDMLSTLLFASVFTLSGTIAVAFKSLHDNPDVVQELQKENRAMLNGRKGGCSGLTWEEYKSLTFTNQVTNEIIRISNAALVVFRKALTDAQVNGYTIPAGWLVIVNPMAVHLNGELFEDPLKFDPWRWMDESKRSTMLKNFMPFGAGIRVCPAAEFVKLLVTLTLHVLVTEYRATTFDFNPKTITDAYIYQQETKPMRLLSSTTVSKCHGYEPECFYGLLSIIPLLLGAFM